The following are encoded together in the Bradyrhizobium genosp. L genome:
- a CDS encoding AraC family transcriptional regulator has product MPALEPPQAASAMHFDSDQLPARDRISFTREVLGRACAKLEIEPVGDARFRFVSKFQSLPGLRVVTIESSPVRVTRSSELIAGDDNDDFVVAIPLKGKLSVSPLQADVRVGASALVRNTTRGYFQLGPAARVLTISVPSAVLDRHVQSPDLLKCQPRNAEALHLLMHYLPALRDIKSDCIARAAVAHVHDLLGLMFEAQSEEGEARSTGIRLARLRALKADIRLNLLRGDLSIDRVAVRNGISPRYVQLLFAEGGETFTQFVASERLSRACRMLGDSSHAHLSITEVAMETGFDNLSYFNRRFRRAFGLTPRDVRAGQKYVGAAIPPDD; this is encoded by the coding sequence ATGCCTGCATTGGAACCGCCGCAAGCGGCATCGGCTATGCATTTTGACAGCGATCAACTTCCCGCCCGTGACCGAATTTCCTTTACACGCGAGGTTCTGGGGCGCGCCTGCGCCAAGCTCGAAATCGAGCCGGTCGGCGATGCGCGGTTTCGCTTCGTGTCGAAGTTTCAGAGCCTTCCGGGGCTGCGCGTAGTGACGATCGAAAGCTCACCCGTTCGGGTGACGCGTTCCTCCGAACTGATCGCCGGCGACGACAATGATGATTTCGTGGTTGCGATACCGCTGAAAGGAAAGCTTTCGGTTTCACCCTTGCAAGCCGATGTCCGGGTCGGCGCCAGCGCGCTCGTCCGCAACACCACCCGGGGATATTTTCAGCTGGGTCCCGCGGCGCGGGTCCTGACGATCTCGGTTCCATCGGCGGTGCTCGATCGCCATGTTCAGAGCCCCGATCTGTTGAAGTGCCAGCCGCGGAATGCTGAAGCGCTTCATCTTCTGATGCACTATTTGCCGGCGCTTCGCGACATCAAGAGCGATTGCATCGCGCGCGCCGCCGTGGCCCACGTCCACGATCTGCTCGGCTTGATGTTCGAGGCGCAGTCCGAGGAGGGTGAGGCGCGCTCGACGGGCATACGCCTCGCCAGATTGCGGGCTCTCAAGGCGGACATCCGCCTCAATCTGCTGCGGGGCGATCTGTCGATCGACAGGGTTGCCGTCCGGAACGGGATCAGCCCGCGTTATGTTCAATTGCTGTTCGCAGAAGGCGGCGAAACCTTCACGCAATTCGTGGCGTCCGAGAGATTGAGCCGCGCCTGCCGGATGCTGGGCGATTCCTCCCATGCGCATCTCAGCATCACGGAGGTCGCGATGGAGACAGGATTCGACAATCTGTCCTACTTCAATCGGCGGTTCAGGCGTGCGTTCGGTCTCACCCCGCGCGACGTGCGCGCCGGCCAGAAATACGTCGGCGCCGCAATCCCGCCCGATGATTGA